In Anolis sagrei isolate rAnoSag1 chromosome 5, rAnoSag1.mat, whole genome shotgun sequence, the DNA window tcttccaactctttgattctatgattccatgatttaaAACTTGGTGTTTGGAGGCACTGGTCCTTCTTGGAGGGGCAGACCCAGATGGTGGAGCTGGGGGTCTCCTGTTCAACTCCCTGACGggtggcctgtggggtccctcagggttcaattctgtcccccatgctgtttaacatttgcatgaaactgctgggagacatcatccggagttttggagttcggtgccaaaTTTATACAGACGACACCccactctattactcctttccacctaatgccaaggatgccATTCTGGTCCTGAACCTGTcctcagtaatggactggatgagggccaacaagctgaaactcagtccagacaagacagaggtactcctggtcagtcttaAGGCAGATCAGGatgtgggattacagcctgtgttggatgaagtcgtgctccccctgaagacacaggtccgcagtctgtgggtgatcctggactcatcactgaccctggaaccctggtgtcagcggtgaccaggagtacctttgcACAGTtagaacttgtgcaccagctgtgcccatactttgagacaccagactgggccatggtagtccacaccttagtcgcatcccatttggactatgctctctacgtggggctgcctttgaagatagtttagaagcttcaaatggtccagagattagcagccaggttactaactggagcattGTTCAGGGAGATAACCACTTCCATATTGCAGCAGCtgcactggctttttttttttttttggtcatgtcaggagcaacttgagaaactgcaagtcgcttctggtgtgagagaattggccgtctgcaaggacgttgcccaggggacactcggatgttttgatgtttttaccctccttgtgggaggcatctctcatgtccccgcatgtcaaaggctttcatggccggaatcactgggttgttgtaggttctttcaggctatatggccatgttctagaggcattctctcctgacgttttgcctgcatctatggcaagcatcctcactacctctgaggatgcttgccatagatgcaggcaaaatgtcaggagagaatgcctctaggacatggccatatagcccaaaaaaacctacaacaacccaaagtttttgccttctacttgtgtcaccttctttttaggaactcaccaatcaggaacaaacatctaaaacccaggaacaaacccagattaaaaaGTCTCaagatttccaattgcagggacatacagacatgtgaatATCTGCATATTCTGCTCAAAACCACAaaattcccacacctggaaatctcacttttttgccttttgtagtgattgcttcagtgtttacagggaatggcgttTGGCcgccctcctgtttgctgcagaagttcCTGGaataaaggtgctgtctggacaggccaaagacacaagtgtgtgctttccacctatggaactgtgaagccaacagaaaattgaaagttacctgggaaggcaaAGAGTtcgaacactgtttccatcctaaatatctcagtgtcaccttagatcccatagcattgaaccatggcagttaaagtggtgtcaaactgtattcattctgcaCTAGAAGTGCACCCTTTTTCATACCTGTCTCATCTACCTGCTTGTGGCTGATTAAGGCCACAAGGTGGCACCAAATGACAATCTCCAccattacgagggttgaatgaaaagtaatgcctccaccttcggtACTTGGGTgcggatgggaatattttaataaatcaaacgcagaaataatccttagaatgtgctctttaactactactattcacttttccacataatcaccagacaattggatacatttctgccaatgatgaacaagttttctgaagccgtcaggGAAGaggtcaacactctgtttccgcaaccagcgtctcacagttcctcatcctgggtacccatcgtgcacagatcttccgatagccaagcaaagcaataatgtgacccacacattcttgtgaaatgccgattatgattgaaatttctctctgagtgatacgacgatcatcctgaatcaatctgtcaagatttggcttgtgaaactcagtggttgctgtcacaggacatccaactcttggATGCaagtcacacaagtcagatgtttccaactcaacatctttaaactttctcacccaatgacgcacagtactcacatcaacacaatcaccctaaacagcttgcattctctgatgaatctcctttagggtgacaccttctgtgtCAAGAATTcgatgactgcacgttgcttaaatcacattgaccgaccatctgcgcagggttccatacttcgcacttcaccaacacaaccgttcaatgttaagacttcccaccaaaatggaactgtagaggagagtctactgaacaagccagtacctgccacataccagtactgccatctgttgaggagttacgaaggtggaggcattactttacaTTCAACCGTCGTATAATGCACAGCAAAGCCACACCTGCTCACCCACCCAAGAATCTAACttatacttactttacttaggattgtcctccaagttcagtgtcctggcggtgggtgactgtggagccttattcttgacccgTATCTTCACCTgcttgagggcattggtttccaggtggaaggcggtcccggtcggggttggcttgacgcgccttcctcttggcacgtttctctctttctccctccattcatgcctcttcaaattctacagcactgctggtcacagctgaccttcagctgaatcactcaagggccagggcttcccaattctcagtgtctatgccagagtttttaaggttggctttgagcccatctttgaaactcttttccttcccacgaacattcctttttccgttcttgagttcgaagtagagcaactgctttgggagacggaggTCGGACATTCGAACAACATAGCtggtccagtggaattgatggcagaggaccatcgattcaatactggtggtctttgcttcttctagcacgctgacatttgtctgcctgtatcCAGCCTTCAGAATATTATCTTcttcctttacttttttttttgtccccaGAACATCACCACTAATGGAGATCCGTAAGAAGTTTCCATTATTATAGATGATACAATAATGTTCCCACTTAAAAGTCCTATATTCAGTGGAAGAACTTTACTGAAATGTGTGTTTCTCTAGAAAATAAACATCGTTTTATACGAAGTGTTATTTCATCTTGTAAGTAAGGACTTCCcccgctttttaaaaaattatttgtatTAGATGTAGGCATTTTTGTCTGCATTGTTATGATGCGTTTGTGTCCACAAAGAGTGCCACTTATGGCATGGCATTTTATGAAGCCTTTAGGCCCCATTGATTTTATCGAAGGGCCCTTTCTAAATACACTGCAAGGATAGTGAACTGGATAAGGTTGCCAGGCTCAAAACATCCTTTGAGGGCTCCTATACCTTTAATGGAGTCAATTTCATTACGTATTGCTTGCCAATGCAACAAGTAACACCTGATGCAATtctctcttctacacaaccattaaaagtaGAGGAGCCCTCGACAGTTCATAGTAAGGTTTtctggggctatatggccatgttctagagcagttgttctcaacgtggggtccccagatgtttttggcctacaactcccagaaatcccagccagtttaccagctgttaggatttctgggagttgaaggccaaaaacatctggggaccccaggttgagaaccactgttctagaggcattctctcctgatgttttgcctgcatctatgccaagcatcctctgaggatggctcgagagcagtacctgtgaaaaagatcttggagtcctcgtggacaacaagttaaacatgagccaacaatatgatgtggcggcaaaaaaaaaaatccaatgggatgttggcttgcatcaataggagcatagtgtctagatctagggaagtcatgctccccatgctctattctgccttggttagaccacacctggaatattgtgtccaattctgggcaccacaattcaagagagatattgacaggctggaatgtgtccagaggagggcgactaaaatgatcaagggtctggagaacaagccctatgaggagcggcttaaggagctgggcatgtttagcctgaagaagagaaggatgaggggagatatgatgagggccatgtataaatatgtgagaggaagccacagggaggaggagggagcaagcttgttttctgcttccctgcagactaggacgcaatggaacaatggcttcaaactacaagagaggagattccatctgaacatgaggaagaatttcctgactgtgagagccgttcagcagtggaactctctcccctggagtgtggtggaggctccttctttggaagcttttaaacagaggctggatggccatctgtcaggggtgatttgaatgcaatattcctgcttcttggcagaatggggttggattggatgacccacgaggtctcttccaactctttgattctatgattctattattctggaacatggtcagatggcccgaaaaaacctacagcaacccagtgattccggccatgaaagccttcgacaatacagttcatAGTAAAATTGTAAAAGGCCTGGAAAGGCAATGGATTGCATTCAAAAGAGGGCaaggtaaaaggtctggaaaggCAGTGGTGCACATTAAAGAAAGGTGTTGGGAAACGGTTTGCCAAGGTGATAGAGAGCATTCAAAAGATGGCAATGGCCGAGGGTCTCAAAAGAAGTCAATGGGGGTATTGAAAGGAGGACAGTGGTAAGAAGTCTGGATGATGTCCAATGGAGGATGATGGTGGACAATCTGGAAAAGCAGTGGAGGGCATTCAAAAGAAGTCAGTGGTATAAAGTCTGTAGatgttcagaggaaggcaatggtatttatttatcgtgtcaggagcaagccaaacagttgtattgcattttttaacaaacaaacaaaacacaaagtttgcagacttggtattctattaaatgttgtttgaccagtagctggccacttggagtgtctctggtattactataagaaggtcctccattgtgcatgtggcagggctcaggttgcattgcagcaggtggtcagtggtttgctcttctccgcactcgcatgtcgtggattctactttgtagccccatttctgaaggttggctctgcatctcgtggtgccagaacacagtctgtacagcgccttccaagtcgcccagctttctgtgtgctcaggggggagtctctcatttggtatcagtcattgattgaggttctgggtttgagcctgccacttttggactctcgcttgctgaggtgttccagcgagtgtctctgtagatcttagaaaactatttcttgatttaagtcaagaaacaacaacagagaggaaacaaacagggacatctaatcacctctcaacaaaagtttactccaggcactgtcaggccattataggctaatcaaggtggtcagttgaaacattcacacctagctccagcagacaagagtcctttgtcccaccctggtcattccacagatatataaacctttttcctaattccaacagacctcactacttctgtggatgcttgccatagatgcaggtgaaatgtcaggagagaatgcctctaaaccatggccatatagcctgaaaaaacctacaacaacccaacttacaTTATAGTTTAAGCTATTAGGCAATTATTAATATACAGAAAGCgttattgacaaactggaatgtgtccagaggagggcgactaaaatgatcaagggtctggagaacaagccctatgaggagcagcttaaagagctgggcatgtttagcctgaagaagagaaggctgagaggagacatgatagccatgtataaatatgtgagggaaagtcatagggaggaggaagcaagcttgttttctgcttccctggagactaggacacggaacaatggcttcaaactaccagaaagaagattccatctgaacatgaggaagaactttctgactgtgagagctgttcagcagtggaactctctgccctggtgcAGGCTcattctatggaagcttttaatcagaggctggatggccatctgtcaggggtgatttgagtgcaacattcctgcttcttggcagaatggggttggactggatgtgcaATAAATTGGTAATGATGACAGGAATGGAACAGCGGaaacgatattggattgtggtttaacgatgagacgatgcgaatgactttttgtatttttgtatttttgtattattgatatcgagattgttgatgttgatgctgttgatgacaatgtttttgatattactagttgttgttagattatgtcttgtaatttgcacctatccctccatgttgtacaccgctgtgagtcgcccctgggctgagaacagcggtctataagcacagtaaataaataaataaataaatggccatctgtcagggatgatttgaatgcaatattcctgcttcttggcagattggggttggactggatggccaacgaggtttcttccaactttatgattctatgttgttttGCAAATCTAAACAGTGTTGTTTAAGACACATTTGCAATATTGCCGAATTGAATACACTTGTCAAGCCATTGCCATTAGCAAATCACAGAAATTATGATTAGCAATTATCAAGCAAAAGCAAATACTGTACTGATTACtgcaattttatattgctatgttgtctttgttttatgtacttgcgttattattgtttattatttgcgttttcggttttgttttatttcatgtaattgttgttttgggcatggcctcatgtaagccgcaccgagtccccatcagggagatggagcagggtataaataaagattattattattattagagccgttcagcagtggaactgtcatgaatgacttttcaatgattttgaagcataggttctttttattgcaatttccagtgtgagaaggtatatcagattacagaaaaacatttagacaaagaatgacattggacatacagacatacagattctatgcaactacattggatttacaattacattggttaacaaacaaacaaaggggaattacattttcactcagcattcacacacatgtacacgcattcatccacatgcatccaaatattaccatatcctttctccctccttggagaagcacctgtaaggccagaccctgctttcctgcagcctgccaaagcagagttccaaaacttccataacgccttaacttcaaaacgctgaaatgccaaaacttctttccctaagcacaatgccaaggaccagatctctgttttccatacagcagaacctgactccctgcacaaaatccaagactccaaaagcacacttcttcttcttcccttgagcaagaagccccaaagtgtccagaatcatgctttcccagagcatatctgacactctctaaatacaccacctctctccttcccatggagcagagcatggcgggtggaacagactcctcggtctgccaccatttgagcattattagtctgagtcttttataggaaaattctgttgatgtagtcccaaagttgtaaattaatgatagacatcttccatcctggatccatctcagtttcctggctagatgttgatcttcttgattggtgttgatcttatgttgacttccttcttagcataaggaaggttgcaaacatttcctttatcactgtcccattcttatcagagtttactcttcagatctcattaacaggttttaatcacaaagcagcaagcaggtatttagtcattgcaggccttaatattatactggtgtttccaaaattattatctccatccatacatccttccattcttccattcattcccacacatcattttaaattcacgTTTATtgaatttgcacattgaatttcttattacagaactctctgccccggagtgtggtggaggctccttctttggaagcttttaaacagaggctggatggccatctgtcaggggtgatttgaatgcttcttggcagggggttggactgggtggcccatgaggtctcttccaactctttgattctatgattctatgattattattattattattattattattattattatatagcacAGATGATTTCAACCTCTGTCTCTCCATTTCTCTTCTTCTCTAGTGACGTCGGGCAGAACGGACGATGGCTCAGCCCAGGGTCCTGGTCCTCTTGCTGGTTTTGCTCGTGGCCAGGAGAGGCCTTTCGCTCAAGTTCTACCAAGCCGAATCCATCTACGGCTGCATCAACGCCGCTCTCTCAGACGCCAGCAGAGCCTTCCTGGGGGAAAACTCCCCCTTGGAAAAGAGGAGCTTTGGCCTGCGGTCGGGAGGCGAGGAGGAGGCCGAAGACGAAgaatcagaggaggaggagaaggggaaaaggacGTATCCGGGGGTCACGCGCTACAAGTCCCTCTCCCAATGGCAGGGCAAGGGCAAGGCGCCCCCGGGACCAGCCAAAAGTGACCGCCGCACTAAGTTCACCCTCTCCCTCGACGTCCCCACCAACATCATGAACATCCTCTTTAACATTGCCAAGGCGAAGAACATGAGGGCCAAGGCGGCCGCCAACGCCGAGCTGATGGCGCAAATTGGCCGGAGAAAGTGATGAAGACCGGGaacggagagagggaaggggccaCCACCGTTGAGCCCCGGAAGAAAGCCTTTGCtcttgcccttccttccctccaaaccccactcGGAAGAACTGTCTGCTGTACTATACGACACAAGCGCTGTATATTTTCCAGTCCTCAAAAGCTGTTTCACATTCGTGCTTCATTTTCCCCACCACCCCTTTCTGTTTCATTTCCCCCCCTCTCGGTGGAACCTGTCCTAAGTGGAGCCAATATCTGGAATACTTACTTACCCTCCAAAAAAAGGAAGGGCAaattgttcattttccatgacacGGGCTGCAATTAAAGCAAATTCTCTTGAGTTTCTAATTCTTTTTATTGGATTTCTTTCCCGCTTGATTGATGCGTCCACCGAGGTTT includes these proteins:
- the UCN3 gene encoding urocortin-3, whose amino-acid sequence is MAQPRVLVLLLVLLVARRGLSLKFYQAESIYGCINAALSDASRAFLGENSPLEKRSFGLRSGGEEEAEDEESEEEEKGKRTYPGVTRYKSLSQWQGKGKAPPGPAKSDRRTKFTLSLDVPTNIMNILFNIAKAKNMRAKAAANAELMAQIGRRK